One Ananas comosus cultivar F153 linkage group 1, ASM154086v1, whole genome shotgun sequence DNA window includes the following coding sequences:
- the LOC109709536 gene encoding E3 ubiquitin-protein ligase PUB23-like encodes MEEVEVEVEVEVPSYFVCPISLEIMRDPVILPSGITYDRQSIERWIFADGKTTCPVTRLPLPLPADDLDLDLTPNHTLRRLIQAWSALHSSERFPTPKPPLDKHSVSRLLQESSASRHHLLSCLRKLKALVSEGERNRRCVESTPGAVEFLASVVASAAAGDDAECDVAIDVLASLKLSERRIVEAVAEKNPEFVDALVGVLRRPYYPSRAHAVAILRSLAGALSPARLAALGEDLFREVVRVLRDRVSQQATKAALQALVELAPWGRNRVKAVSAGAVEVVVEILLEGPDRRTCELALAAAERLCGCAEGRAALARHPAGVAAVAKKALRVSHAATDRAVRALCSVARHAPAAAVLAEMASVGAVAKLCLVLQSPDCGDRTKERVREVLRLHSRVWRSSPCLSPQFLALYPPPSSSSSSSSSPRDMQ; translated from the coding sequence ATGGAGGAGGTAGAGGTAGAGGTAGAGGTAGAGGTGCCGAGTTATTTTGTGTGCCCGATTTCGCTGGAGATAATGCGGGATCCGGTGATCCTGCCGTCGGGGATCACCTACGACCGCCAGAGCATCGAGCGCTGGATCTTCGCCGACGGCAAGACGACCTGCCCCGTGACCCGGCTGCCGCTCCCGCTGCCGGCCGACGACCTCGACCTCGACCTCACCCCCAACCACACTCTGCGCCGCCTCATCCAGGCCTGGTCCGCCCTCCACTCCTCCGAGCGCTTCCCCACCCCCAAACCCCCCCTCGACAAGCACTCCGTCTCCCGCCTCCTCCAAGAATCGAGCGCCAGCCGGCACCACCTCCTGAGCTGCCTGCGGAAGCTCAAAGCTCTCGTCTCGGAGGGCGAGAGGAACCGCCGCTGCGTCGAGTCGACCCCCGGCGCGGTCGAATTCTTGGCCTCGGtcgtcgcctccgccgccgccggcgacgacgcGGAGTGCGACGTCGCGATCGACGTGCTGGCGTCGTTGAAGCTGTCCGAGCGGAGGATCGTCGAGGCCGTCGCCGAGAAGAATCCCGAGTTCGTGGACGCGCTGGTCGGAGTGCTGCGCCGACCGTATTACCCGTCGCGGGCGCACGCGGTGGCGATCctgcggtcgctcgccggcgcGCTCTCCCCCGCGCGGCTGGCGGCGCTCGGCGAGGACTTGTTCCGCGAGGTGGTCAGGGTGCTGCGCGACCGGGTGTCGCAGCAGGCGACGAAGGCGGCGCTGCAGGCGCTCGTGGAGCTGGCGCCGTGGGGCCGCAACCGCGTGAAGGCGGTGAGCGCGGGCGCGGTGGAGGTCGTGGTCGAGATCCTGCTCGAGGGGCCGGACCGGCGGACGTGCGAGCTGGcgctggcggcggcggagcggctgTGCGGGTGCGCGGAGGGGCGGGCGGCGCTGGCGAGGCACCCGGCGggggtggcggcggtggcgaaGAAGGCGCTGCGGGTGTCGCACGCTGCCACGGACCGCGCCGTCAGGGCGCTGTGCTCGGTGGCGCGGCACGCGCCCGCGGCGGCCGTGCTGGCCGAGATGGCGAGCGTGGGCGCCGTCGCGAAGCTCTGCCTCGTGCTGCAGTCCCCCGACTGCGGCGACAGGACCAAGGAGCGGGTCAGGGAGGTGCTCAGGTTGCATTCCAGGGTCTGGAGGAGCTCTCCCTGCTTGTCCCCGCAGTTCTTAGCCTTGTAtccccctccctcctcctcctcctcctcctcctcctctcctcgtGACATGCaatga
- the LOC109716398 gene encoding probable receptor-like protein kinase At1g11050 produces the protein MNDYASTDLLWREIDARTNLKYVIXAAVPGSAVLVTDWAWALVRAGRAEHALDPPLLAIGSSGGGSGAGNPKGIMVRFVLVGILCAHAMVALRPTIADALRMLEGDLEVPDVPDRPTPLGFHGLIYGDGSGADTFAASPALSGPCLDAGDMLR, from the exons ATGAATGATTATGCAAGCACAGATCTTCTGTGG cgtGAAATAGATGCAAGAACGaatttaaaatatgtaattttNGCCGCCGTGCCCGGCAGCGCCGTGCTCGTCACCGACTGGGCCTGGGCGCTCGTCCGCGCCGGCCGCGCCGAGCACGCCCTCGACCCCCCCTTACTGGCCAttggcagcagcggcggcggcagcggagcGGGCAATCCGAAGGGGATCATGGTGAGGTTCGTGCTGGTGGGGATTCTGTGCGCGCACGCGATGGTGGCGCTGCGGCCGACGATCGCCGACGCGCTGCGGATGCTGGAGGGGGACCTCGAGGTGCCGGACGTTCCGGACCGGCCCACGCCGCTAGGCTTTCACGGGCTGATATACGGCGACGGCAGCGGGGCGGATACGTTCGCGGCCTCGCCGGCGCTCAGCGGCCCGTGCTTGGACGCCGGAGACATGCTCAGGTGA
- the LOC109722807 gene encoding histone deacetylase 8, giving the protein MSTPPTTSSSSSSSSSSSSPPPPPHLGHGDAALDVFWDEGMLGHDAGAGVFDTGADPGFLDVLDRHPENADRVRNMLSVLRRGPIAPLLSWRPGRPAAVSELLSFHTPEYIEELVQANAAGSKELCAGTFMNPGSWGAALISAGTTLSAMKHILDGRGKLAYALVRPPGHHAQPSQADGYCFLNNAGLAIQLALDSGCRKVAVLDIDVHYGNGTAEGFYRSDNVLTISIHMNHGSWGPSHPQSGSIDEVGEGNGFGYNLNIPLPNGSGDEGYSYTMNELVLPAIDKFGPELIVFVIGQDSSAFDPNGRQCLTMDGYKEIGRTVRKMADKHAHGRLLIVQEGGYHLTYSAYCLHATLEGVLNLSTPLLADPIAYYPEDKAFTVKVVDAIKRYWIESIPFLKEL; this is encoded by the exons ATGTCGACCCCTCCCACcacctcctcgtcctcgtcctcgtcctcgtcctcttcctctcctcctcctcctcctcacctCGGCCATGGCGACGCGGCGCTCGACGTGTTCTGGGACGAGGGCATGCTCGGGCACGACGCGGGCGCGGGGGTCTTCGACACGGGCGCCGACCCGGGCTTCCTCGACGTCCTCGACCGCCACCCGGAGAACGCCGATCGCGTGCGCAACATGCTCTCCGTCCTCCGCCGCGGCCCCATCGCCCCCCTCCTCTCATGGCGCCCCGGCCGCCCCGCCGCCGTCTCCGAGCTCCTCTCCTTCCACACTCCAG AATACATAGAGGAATTGGTACAAGCCAATGCAGCTGGAAGCAAGGAACTCTGTGCTGGAACTTTTATGAACCCTGGCTCGTGGGGTGCTGCCCTTATATCAGCTGGAACAACACTATCCGCGATGAAGCATATATTAGATGGCCGTGGAAAGCTAGCTTATGCATTAGTCCGCCCGCCAGGTCATCATGCTCAGCCTAGTCAAGCTGATGGCTATTGCTTTCTCAACAATGCTGGCTTGGCCATACAGCTTGCCCTAGATTCTGGTTGCAGAAAAGTTGCAGTTCTTGACATCGATGTCCACTATGGTAATGGAACGGCAGAAGGGTTTTACCGCTCAGACAATGTGCTCACAATCTCAATCCATATGAACCATGGTTCCTGGGGCCCTTCGCATCCTCAGAGTGGttcgattgacgaagtcggtgAAGGAAATGGGTTTGGGTACAATTTGAATATACCTTTGCCCAATGGAAGTGGGGATGAAGGGTACTCATATACGATGAATGAACTGGTCCTTCCCGCTATTGACAAATTTGGACCCGAGCTTATTGTTTTTGTTATCGGCCAAGATTCTAGCGCG TTTGATCCAAATGGAAGGCAGTGCTTAACCATGGACGGCTACAAGGAGATCGGAAGAACAGTACGGAAAATGGCCGATAAGCATGCCCACGGACGGCTCCTGATCGTCCAGGAAGGGGGCTATCACTTGACATACTCGGCATATTGCCTCCACGCAACCCTAGAAGGTGTTCTCAATCTCTCAACTCCACTTTTAGCCGACCCTATCGCCTACTATCCCGAAGATAAGGCATTCACTGTCAAAGTCGTCGACGCCATAAAGCGGTACTGGATAGAATCTATTCCTTTCTTGAAAGAGCTTTAG
- the LOC109716474 gene encoding LOW QUALITY PROTEIN: uncharacterized protein LOC109716474 (The sequence of the model RefSeq protein was modified relative to this genomic sequence to represent the inferred CDS: substituted 1 base at 1 genomic stop codon): MRKGSGGESLKAGDHIXLMESSVRLSHHGIYVGDNKVIHFTRGRGQEVGTGTVLDVLLTSSGPRRRETPCTNPHCTTQRADSHGVASSCLDCFLAGGVLYRFEYAVSSAHFLAKARGGTCTLAASDPDEIVVQRANHLLTNGFRCYNVFKNNCEDFAIYCKTGLLVAEQGVVGQSGQAISIIGGPLAAVISTPFRLITTNVYGIAVTAVGVYCVSRYAADIGNRRDVVKLAVEDLTAGIASGRIRAVESAIQLAVPAEAVPAQVSTQC; encoded by the exons ATGCGCAAAG GATCGGGAGGAGAGAGCTTGAAAGCGGGGGATCACATCTAACTCATGGAGAGCAGCGTACGTTTATCGCATCAtg GGATATACGTGGGCGACAATAAGGTCATCCACTTCACTAGAGGCAGAGGCCAGGAGGTCGGGACAGGAACTGTTCTTGATGTCCTCCTCACGAGCTCAGGACCCAGGCGACGTGAAACACCGTGCACTAACCCTCACTGCACCACCCAACGAGCTGACTCCCATGGAGTAGCCTCGTCCTGCCTCGACTGCTTCCTTGCTGGCGGCGTCCTCTATCGTTTCGAGTATGCCGTCAGCTCTGCCCATTTTCTTGCCAAGGCCCGCGGCGGAACGTGCACTCTTGCGGCCTCCGATCCAGACGAAATTGTTGTTCAGCGGGCCAACCACTTACTTACCAATGGTTTTAGATGTTATAATGTGTTCAAGAACAATTGCGAGGACTTCGCTATATATTGCAAGACGGGCCTTTTGGTCGCAGAACAAGGAGTGGTAGGGCAGAGCGGGCAGGCTATATCGATAATAGGCGGACCCCTTGCTGCTGTCATTTCGACCCCGTTTAGGCTAATTACGACGAACGTGTATGGGATCGCTGTGACAGCTGTGGGAGTTTACTGTGTGAGCCGTTATGCTGCTGACATTGGGAATAGGAGGGACGTGGTGAAATTGGCTGTGGAGGATCTGACGGCTGGAATTGCAAGTGGCAGGATTCGGGCCGTGGAGAGTGCGATTCAGTTGGCTGTACCTGCAGAAGCTGTACCTGCGCAAGTATCTACGCAATGCTGA